Proteins encoded by one window of Cellvibrio sp. KY-GH-1:
- a CDS encoding DUF72 domain-containing protein — protein sequence MQNSLFGEAESPNAKPARKSSRDIAPIAADPEWVALAAALPAHLRLGTSSWNYPGWNGLMWDGEYSETNLSRYGLTAYSKHPLMRTVSIDRSFYRPLNVAQFAQHAAQVGPDFRFVVKAPSLITDALVRDESGRGMRPNTHFLNAEEALQMFAEPALEGLGQKLGALVFQISPLPGAWLAQMPKLIDRLHNLLRAIPNLKHSAPDGVIAVEVRDPQWLTPQLVNALRDTGATYCMGLHAKMPPITEQLPILRALWPGPLVCRWNLNPIHGAFGYEDARDAYEPYDKMIDPDPETRAALVRVITGTAGAGQNVFITLSNKAEGSAPLSVLELARAIRLNTLVNGNM from the coding sequence ATGCAAAACTCGTTGTTTGGCGAAGCCGAATCGCCCAACGCAAAACCCGCGCGCAAATCCAGCCGCGACATAGCGCCAATTGCAGCGGACCCTGAATGGGTTGCACTTGCTGCCGCCCTACCCGCTCACCTGCGCCTGGGTACTTCGTCATGGAATTATCCGGGATGGAACGGCTTGATGTGGGACGGCGAATATTCAGAAACCAATTTATCGCGCTATGGTTTAACAGCCTATTCCAAACACCCGCTCATGCGCACGGTGAGTATTGATCGCAGTTTTTATCGCCCGCTCAATGTTGCGCAGTTTGCACAGCACGCAGCGCAAGTGGGGCCAGACTTTCGCTTTGTAGTGAAAGCGCCCAGCTTGATTACCGATGCACTGGTGCGCGACGAATCCGGCCGAGGCATGCGCCCCAACACGCATTTTTTAAATGCCGAAGAAGCCCTACAAATGTTTGCTGAACCCGCACTGGAAGGCCTGGGCCAAAAACTCGGTGCGCTGGTATTTCAGATCAGCCCCCTGCCCGGTGCCTGGCTGGCGCAAATGCCAAAATTGATTGATCGCTTACACAATTTATTACGTGCAATTCCCAATTTAAAACATAGCGCGCCCGATGGCGTCATCGCCGTGGAGGTGCGCGACCCACAATGGTTAACTCCACAATTGGTAAACGCACTGCGCGATACCGGAGCTACCTACTGCATGGGCCTGCACGCCAAAATGCCGCCTATCACCGAACAACTTCCTATTCTGCGCGCGCTCTGGCCCGGGCCCTTGGTATGCCGCTGGAATTTAAACCCGATTCACGGTGCATTCGGTTATGAAGATGCACGCGATGCCTATGAACCCTACGACAAAATGATCGATCCCGATCCGGAAACGCGAGCCGCGTTAGTGCGCGTAATAACAGGTACTGCCGGTGCTGGGCAAAATGTTTTTATCACACTCAGTAATAAGGCGGAGGGATCAGCACCGCTGTCAGTGCTTGAGTTGGCAAGAGCAATCAGGTTGAATACTCTAGTCAACGGCAATATGTAA
- a CDS encoding addiction module protein, translating to MNIQSLSVSERILLAEQLWDSVRTHSNDIQLSEELVKLLDSRLAELASDGDLGDTWENVKGRIAEK from the coding sequence ATGAACATCCAGTCACTTAGCGTATCGGAGCGAATTTTACTCGCAGAGCAATTATGGGACAGCGTCAGGACACACAGCAATGATATTCAACTATCAGAGGAGCTCGTTAAATTATTGGATAGCCGGCTGGCGGAGTTGGCATCTGATGGGGATTTGGGAGACACATGGGAAAATGTAAAAGGTAGAATTGCGGAAAAATAG
- a CDS encoding IS256 family transposase — translation MNKKDLEAFAREAAKHMKTEKDLSDFSQMLTKITVEAALNGELDAHLGYEKHQKSGAANSRNGYTTKTLKTEDGEMELKTPRDREGSFEPQLVKKHQTRFTSMDDKILSLYAKGMTTREIVATFKDMYGADVSATLISKVTDAVIEQVVEWQSRPLDSVYPIVYLDCIVVKIRQDKQVINKSIYLALGVTMEGQKELLGMWLSENEGSKFWLGVLTELQNRGVRDILIACVDGLKGFPEAINAAFPETQIQLCIVHMVRNSVKYVPWRDYKAVTADLKRIYQSITEEEALLALAQLGARWDEKYPQISRCWHTHWENIRTLFAYPEDIRRAIYTTNAIESLNSVIRQAIKKRKLFPTDESAKKVIFLAIQDASKKWTMPIRNWRAALNHFMIVFDERLMDYR, via the coding sequence ATGAACAAAAAAGACCTTGAAGCCTTTGCGCGCGAAGCAGCAAAGCACATGAAGACTGAGAAAGACCTGAGCGACTTCAGTCAAATGCTCACCAAAATCACCGTTGAGGCAGCTCTCAACGGTGAACTTGATGCCCATCTTGGCTACGAGAAACACCAAAAATCAGGTGCTGCCAATAGCCGCAACGGCTACACCACCAAAACCCTGAAAACGGAAGACGGTGAGATGGAGCTCAAAACGCCGCGTGATCGCGAAGGCAGCTTTGAGCCGCAGTTGGTGAAGAAACACCAAACCCGCTTTACGTCGATGGATGACAAAATACTAAGCCTCTACGCCAAGGGCATGACCACCCGCGAAATCGTAGCCACTTTCAAGGACATGTATGGTGCAGACGTCTCTGCTACTCTTATTTCCAAAGTGACAGATGCTGTTATTGAGCAGGTCGTCGAATGGCAATCGCGCCCGCTGGATTCGGTTTATCCTATTGTTTATCTCGACTGCATCGTGGTAAAGATTCGCCAGGATAAGCAGGTTATCAACAAATCCATTTACCTTGCATTGGGCGTTACCATGGAGGGCCAGAAAGAATTATTAGGCATGTGGCTCTCGGAAAATGAAGGCTCAAAATTTTGGCTGGGCGTGCTGACGGAGCTACAGAATCGCGGTGTTCGAGACATTTTGATCGCATGCGTTGACGGGCTAAAAGGGTTTCCGGAGGCGATTAACGCGGCCTTTCCCGAAACGCAGATTCAACTGTGCATCGTACACATGGTACGCAACTCAGTGAAATACGTGCCGTGGAGGGACTACAAAGCCGTTACGGCAGACCTGAAGCGAATTTACCAATCCATCACTGAAGAAGAGGCACTGCTGGCGCTCGCGCAGCTCGGTGCGCGCTGGGATGAAAAGTACCCGCAAATTAGTCGCTGCTGGCATACCCATTGGGAAAATATACGCACCTTGTTTGCTTACCCTGAAGACATTCGTCGCGCAATTTACACCACCAACGCGATTGAATCGCTGAATAGCGTAATCCGTCAGGCAATCAAAAAGCGCAAATTATTTCCAACGGATGAATCAGCCAAGAAAGTGATTTTCTTGGCAATCCAGGATGCCTCCAAAAAATGGACTATGCCCATTCGCAATTGGAGAGCAGCGCTCAATCATTTTATGATTGTGTTTGATGAGCGATTGATGGATTATCGTTGA
- a CDS encoding HDOD domain-containing protein: MESSEQPVQTDYSVYRSVINNLLSGSEQLPSLPSITFEIRKAMGQQDLSMVELSKLLAKDPALSAVLLKYASSPLVGSQTPPQNLLDVIRLLGMNQVERITMVHSIKSLFSVHSVKHKRLFMEAWRRLALKASLSTYIAKQVHIRNVLPDNVLMAALLSEVGTLAVLSAFKNSEETPDIPTYVALCREYAKSLGVITLKQWQVDEQYVKVVQEIGHWKEESPGSVNLSDIINLGLYHSLKLSHSKTDLPPLQEITAYKKLEEPANKMIAGGLDLVMTNVQEIRVVAKSLF; the protein is encoded by the coding sequence ATGGAATCCAGCGAACAACCGGTGCAAACCGATTATTCAGTTTACCGCAGTGTGATTAATAACCTGCTAAGCGGGAGCGAACAGCTACCGAGTCTGCCGAGTATTACGTTTGAAATTCGCAAGGCGATGGGGCAGCAAGACTTGTCTATGGTGGAGTTGAGCAAACTCCTGGCGAAAGACCCGGCGCTCTCGGCGGTGTTGCTCAAATATGCGTCCAGCCCCTTGGTGGGTAGCCAGACTCCGCCGCAAAACTTATTGGATGTAATTCGTTTGTTGGGAATGAATCAGGTGGAGCGCATAACCATGGTGCATTCCATCAAAAGTTTATTTTCGGTGCATTCGGTAAAACACAAACGTTTGTTTATGGAAGCCTGGCGGCGCCTGGCGCTCAAGGCGAGCTTGAGTACCTATATTGCCAAGCAGGTTCATATTCGCAACGTGTTACCTGATAACGTCCTTATGGCGGCGCTCTTAAGTGAAGTAGGAACTTTGGCCGTGCTCTCAGCATTTAAAAATAGTGAAGAGACACCGGACATTCCCACCTATGTGGCGCTGTGCCGCGAATATGCGAAATCGCTCGGTGTTATCACGCTGAAACAATGGCAGGTGGATGAGCAATACGTGAAAGTCGTACAGGAAATCGGTCACTGGAAAGAAGAGAGTCCAGGCTCGGTTAACCTCAGCGATATTATCAATTTGGGCTTGTATCACTCCCTCAAATTGAGTCATTCCAAAACCGATTTGCCGCCATTGCAGGAAATCACCGCCTATAAAAAACTGGAAGAGCCCGCGAATAAAATGATCGCTGGAGGTTTGGATTTAGTGATGACTAATGTTCAGGAAATTCGTGTGGTGGCGAAGAGTTTGTTTTGA
- a CDS encoding PhoX family phosphatase, translating to MSDHTLYEIDNSGIEPMSNTSSNPTFGEILTQRRQFLKGSLSTAVAAFMGTSLVACGGDDDKKANSPAPSSSSASSAPASSSSAASSSAAPLLGFTAIATSRADAITVPSGYTAVSFVPWGTPLTGTMPAYKPDGSNSGADQEQQVGAHHDGVYFFPMDAKTTGTNSSEGLLVMNHEYIDPALIHTNGQTLGATRPADEVRKEIAAHGVSVIHIRKNGSNWGVVSNSPFNRRITGATPMDIRGPASGNAKLATKYSPNGTSTRGTLNNCGMGATPWHTYLAAEENWAGYFMNKDASQPREHKRYGVGTKNGRYYWEVADSAADEYVRFDASTKGATAMDDYRNEPNTFGWMVEIDPFDPEGRPQKRTALGRFGHEGVIFAPAVEGKPVVCYSGDDSQNEYIYKFVSAEPFYKATAGGWLLNTGVLYVAKFNADGTGEWLPLDITNSAFTAKAAAAGVSFASQADLLINTRTAADLMGATKMDRPEWGAVHPATGEVYFTLTNNTSRTEAQIDAPNPRANNTTGHIIRWREDADKTTFKWDIFLLGGDVGTKTGTDDKAVTLTADNHFASPDGLLIDTRGVAWIQTDMSGSQQASGPFGNNQMLAADPVTKQVKRFFVGPVDAEVTGVTLTPDLKTMFVNIQHPGDRSTPTAFTSNWPDGGSARPRSATVIVTKNDGGLIGS from the coding sequence ATGAGTGACCATACCCTTTACGAAATCGACAATTCAGGTATTGAGCCTATGTCGAATACCTCCAGCAACCCAACCTTTGGTGAAATACTGACCCAGCGTCGCCAATTCCTGAAAGGAAGCCTGAGCACAGCGGTCGCTGCATTTATGGGTACCAGCCTGGTTGCCTGTGGTGGAGATGACGATAAAAAAGCCAATTCCCCAGCGCCATCGTCCTCCAGTGCCAGCAGCGCCCCGGCCTCAAGCAGCTCGGCGGCGTCTTCTTCGGCAGCACCTTTACTGGGCTTCACCGCCATCGCTACCAGCCGCGCCGATGCGATCACTGTTCCTAGCGGTTACACCGCTGTGTCTTTCGTACCTTGGGGCACCCCTCTGACTGGCACCATGCCTGCCTACAAGCCTGATGGATCCAACTCAGGTGCTGACCAGGAACAACAAGTCGGCGCGCACCACGACGGCGTTTACTTTTTTCCGATGGACGCAAAAACCACCGGCACCAATTCCAGTGAAGGATTGCTGGTGATGAACCACGAATACATCGACCCTGCGTTGATCCACACCAATGGTCAAACCCTGGGCGCAACTCGCCCGGCCGATGAAGTGCGCAAAGAAATTGCCGCTCACGGCGTGAGTGTTATTCATATCCGCAAAAACGGCAGCAATTGGGGCGTGGTATCCAACAGCCCGTTCAACCGTCGCATCACCGGTGCAACGCCGATGGATATCCGTGGCCCCGCGTCCGGCAATGCAAAACTTGCTACCAAATACAGCCCCAATGGCACCAGCACCCGCGGCACCCTTAACAACTGTGGAATGGGAGCCACCCCTTGGCATACTTATTTGGCAGCCGAAGAGAACTGGGCTGGCTACTTCATGAACAAAGATGCCTCCCAGCCACGCGAACACAAACGTTACGGGGTAGGCACTAAAAACGGCCGCTACTACTGGGAAGTGGCTGACTCTGCCGCCGATGAATATGTACGCTTTGATGCATCCACCAAAGGTGCCACGGCGATGGATGACTATCGCAATGAGCCAAATACGTTTGGTTGGATGGTGGAGATTGACCCCTTCGATCCGGAAGGTCGCCCACAAAAGCGCACCGCTCTGGGTCGCTTTGGCCATGAAGGCGTGATCTTTGCCCCGGCCGTTGAAGGCAAGCCCGTGGTCTGTTACTCAGGCGATGACTCCCAAAACGAATACATCTACAAGTTTGTTTCTGCCGAACCTTTCTACAAAGCCACCGCGGGCGGCTGGTTGTTAAACACCGGCGTTCTCTATGTGGCTAAATTCAATGCCGATGGCACTGGCGAGTGGTTGCCATTGGATATCACCAACAGCGCGTTTACTGCGAAGGCCGCCGCCGCTGGCGTAAGCTTCGCCAGTCAGGCTGATCTGCTGATCAATACCCGTACCGCAGCAGATTTGATGGGCGCCACCAAAATGGATCGCCCGGAATGGGGCGCAGTACATCCAGCAACTGGCGAGGTGTATTTCACCCTTACCAACAACACCAGCCGTACCGAAGCGCAAATCGATGCGCCCAACCCACGCGCTAACAACACCACTGGTCACATCATTCGCTGGCGCGAAGATGCCGACAAAACCACTTTCAAGTGGGACATCTTCCTGCTGGGTGGCGATGTAGGCACCAAAACCGGAACTGACGACAAAGCCGTAACCTTGACTGCTGACAACCACTTCGCCAGCCCCGATGGATTGTTGATTGATACCCGCGGCGTAGCCTGGATTCAAACCGACATGAGTGGCAGCCAGCAAGCGAGTGGCCCCTTCGGAAACAACCAGATGCTGGCAGCGGACCCGGTAACCAAGCAGGTGAAACGCTTCTTCGTCGGCCCGGTAGACGCCGAAGTCACCGGTGTAACCCTGACCCCGGATTTGAAAACCATGTTCGTCAACATCCAACACCCGGGCGACCGCTCTACCCCCACAGCGTTTACCAGTAATTGGCCCGATGGCGGTAGTGCACGCCCACGTTCTGCCACGGTAATTGTGACCAAAAACGATGGTGGTCTGATCGGTAGTTAA
- a CDS encoding AGE family epimerase/isomerase: protein MKRLLLGLAILTTPALVSAQTIPAPSTEALLQMSNEFQQELTSHILPFWQKNLPNPTNNGFYGTLDDKGTATPNAIRSLTLTSEILWAFSAADAEISSADYKKLTDYAFADLEKNFLDTKHGGVYWSIDSSGKPAQNHKQIYAQGLALLAFGEYARTHKPALEQAKALYQLLEKHAHDKTQGGYVQTLNQDWSQGKAPDSLNTGAEKTLHTQLVVLQAYSRLLALWPDTELKKNHRALIDLLQNKLFDRKSGHFGLNFDGDWKPKNDAYNNGLDQETAWSLVVAAKVQDDDELIQQTEQFALKVATNGLMALDGTGGIVNNPKDTNKDWWAQGEALVSFLGAYQISGDMQFFMGAMRNWGFIKAHLVHPQGDWYWGTDAAGKQRIEPRANLIKGPLHNSRAMLEATYRLQLLGALNKPAHQ from the coding sequence ATGAAACGACTACTTCTTGGTCTGGCGATCCTGACAACGCCTGCTCTGGTTTCTGCTCAAACCATCCCGGCTCCCTCCACTGAAGCACTCTTGCAAATGTCCAATGAGTTTCAGCAAGAGCTAACGAGCCACATCCTGCCTTTTTGGCAAAAGAACCTGCCCAACCCAACGAATAACGGGTTTTATGGCACGCTAGATGACAAAGGGACCGCAACCCCCAACGCGATTCGCAGCCTGACCCTCACGAGCGAAATACTCTGGGCCTTCTCCGCGGCTGATGCGGAAATATCCAGTGCGGATTATAAAAAGCTTACCGACTACGCCTTTGCCGATCTGGAAAAAAACTTTCTGGATACGAAACACGGTGGTGTTTATTGGTCGATAGATAGCAGCGGTAAACCTGCCCAAAACCACAAACAAATCTACGCCCAAGGCCTCGCGCTGCTCGCCTTTGGTGAATACGCGCGCACTCACAAGCCTGCGCTGGAACAAGCCAAAGCGCTCTACCAGCTGTTGGAAAAGCACGCGCACGACAAAACTCAGGGTGGCTATGTGCAAACCTTGAATCAGGATTGGAGTCAGGGCAAAGCACCCGATAGTTTGAATACCGGCGCGGAAAAGACCCTGCACACCCAGCTGGTGGTGCTGCAAGCCTACAGCCGTCTGTTAGCGCTCTGGCCGGACACCGAGCTAAAGAAAAACCACCGGGCGTTAATAGACTTACTGCAAAATAAACTGTTCGACCGCAAATCCGGGCATTTTGGGCTCAACTTCGACGGCGACTGGAAACCCAAGAACGATGCCTACAACAATGGGCTGGATCAGGAAACCGCTTGGTCACTGGTAGTTGCCGCCAAGGTGCAGGATGACGACGAATTGATCCAACAAACCGAACAGTTTGCCCTTAAAGTTGCGACTAACGGCCTTATGGCGCTGGATGGCACCGGCGGTATCGTCAATAACCCCAAAGACACCAACAAAGACTGGTGGGCACAGGGTGAGGCGTTGGTTTCCTTCCTCGGCGCCTATCAAATCAGTGGCGACATGCAATTCTTCATGGGCGCCATGCGCAACTGGGGTTTTATCAAGGCGCACCTTGTTCACCCGCAAGGTGATTGGTACTGGGGCACTGATGCGGCCGGCAAACAGCGCATAGAACCGCGCGCCAACCTAATAAAAGGTCCACTCCACAATAGCCGCGCGATGCTGGAAGCAACCTATCGCTTGCAACTACTCGGCGCCCTGAACAAGCCCGCACATCAATAA
- a CDS encoding type II toxin-antitoxin system ParD family antitoxin yields MSTLNISITDDMRKWVDQQIASGRYANASDYIRDLIRTNQSTTDAIRLALIEGEQSGTSSLTLEDIIEMEFPSREDIQTLK; encoded by the coding sequence ATGAGCACCCTAAATATCTCCATTACCGACGATATGCGGAAATGGGTAGATCAACAAATCGCCAGTGGCAGATATGCCAATGCCAGTGACTATATTCGGGACCTAATACGTACGAACCAATCAACCACAGATGCAATTCGCCTGGCTTTGATCGAGGGAGAACAAAGCGGCACTTCATCACTTACCCTTGAAGACATCATAGAAATGGAATTCCCTTCTCGTGAAGACATACAAACTCTCAAATAG
- a CDS encoding type II toxin-antitoxin system RelE/ParE family toxin, with translation MKTYKLSNRAVKDFISISQYSRITFGESQTKAYLTGLNEILLQLSENPQLGQNVPDIRPHYRRYLFQKHAIYFYEIDSGIQIVRVLHQQMKISLHIG, from the coding sequence GTGAAGACATACAAACTCTCAAATAGAGCAGTAAAAGATTTTATTTCTATCAGTCAATATTCCCGAATTACATTTGGTGAATCACAAACCAAAGCTTATCTAACCGGGCTAAATGAAATCCTTCTTCAACTGAGCGAAAATCCACAACTTGGACAGAATGTTCCAGATATACGCCCGCACTACCGGCGTTACTTATTTCAAAAGCACGCGATCTACTTCTATGAAATAGACTCTGGAATTCAGATTGTGCGTGTTCTTCATCAACAGATGAAAATCAGTCTTCACATCGGCTAA
- a CDS encoding ribonucleoside-diphosphate reductase subunit alpha has protein sequence MHTDIEQTTGTTNVQHDIHGGSANLTATAPGQLRVIKRNGTVVPFDASKIAIAMTKAFLAVEGGKAAASTRVREMVESLTQQITATFKRRMPSGGTIHIEEIQDQVELILMRSGEQKVARDYVLYREEHARLRAQKQATQEPDPDYPSLNVVLENGTRAPLNIARMRTIVHEACAGLAGVEEKAILDEAMRNLYDGVAEKDVNTSLVITARTLVEKEPNYSFVTARLLMDKLRAEALSFFGIADSATQADMETLYAKTLPVYLKKGVELELVSPELLEFDLDKLGKALIAERDLQFTYLGLQTLYDRYFIHSNNTRIELPQIFFMRVAMGLAIQEEQKEERAIEFYRLLSSFDYMSSTPTLFNSGTLRPQLSSCYLTTVPDDLHGIYGAMQDNAMLSKFAGGLGNDWTPVRALGAYIKGTNGKSQGVVPFLKVANDTAVAVNQGGKRKGAVCAYLETWHMDVEEFLELRKNTGDDRRRTHDMNTANWVPDLFMKRVFDDKEWTLFSPNDVPDLHDLYGKAFEERYEHYEQLAAQGKIRVFKTVRALDLWRKMLGMLFETGHPWITFKDPCNLRSPQQHVGVVHSSNLCTEITLNTKANDEIAVCNLGSVNLAQHIVDGKLDLAKLEKTVTTAIRMLDNVIDINYYAVATSKQSNLRHRPIGLGIMGFQDALYEQRIAYSSQQAVDFADTSMEAVSYYAIKASCELAQERGKYSTFEGSLWSKGTLPIDSIEILAQNRGENYIKVDRSKTFDWDTLRAQVKQGMRNSNVMAIAPTATISNITGVTQSIEPTYQNLYVKSNLSGEFTVVNPHLVHDLKARGLWDAVMVNDLKYYEGSLQKIDRIPADLKAIYATAFEVEPRWIVEAASRRQKWIDQAQSLNLYIAGANGKKLDITYRMAWYSGLKTTYYLRALAATTTEKSTINTGALNAVSASGAGGLSAAPAAAKPAVSEIEEASFAEAAPVPLACSIDNPDCEACQ, from the coding sequence ATGCATACTGACATTGAACAAACCACCGGCACGACCAACGTCCAACACGATATTCACGGCGGCTCAGCCAACCTCACGGCCACAGCACCCGGGCAGCTGCGCGTTATCAAGCGCAATGGAACGGTGGTTCCCTTCGATGCCAGCAAAATTGCCATCGCCATGACTAAAGCCTTTTTAGCAGTAGAAGGTGGCAAAGCCGCTGCCTCTACCCGCGTGCGCGAAATGGTAGAAAGCCTCACCCAACAAATTACCGCCACCTTCAAGCGCCGTATGCCTTCGGGCGGCACCATCCATATTGAAGAGATCCAGGATCAGGTTGAGCTGATTCTGATGCGCTCCGGCGAACAAAAAGTCGCCCGCGACTACGTGCTCTACCGCGAAGAGCACGCTCGCCTGCGCGCCCAAAAACAAGCTACTCAAGAACCGGACCCGGATTACCCAAGCCTGAACGTAGTGCTGGAAAACGGCACCCGCGCGCCGCTGAATATCGCCCGTATGCGCACCATCGTGCACGAAGCCTGTGCTGGCCTGGCGGGCGTGGAAGAGAAAGCGATCCTCGATGAAGCCATGCGCAACCTCTACGACGGTGTGGCCGAGAAAGACGTGAACACCTCACTGGTGATTACCGCGCGCACCCTGGTAGAAAAAGAGCCTAACTACTCTTTCGTCACCGCGCGTTTGCTGATGGACAAGCTGCGCGCCGAAGCCCTGAGTTTCTTCGGTATTGCCGACTCCGCTACGCAAGCGGATATGGAAACCCTATACGCCAAGACCCTGCCGGTTTACCTGAAAAAAGGGGTAGAACTGGAGTTGGTGTCTCCGGAATTGCTGGAATTTGATTTGGATAAGCTGGGCAAGGCACTGATCGCCGAGCGCGATCTGCAATTTACCTACCTCGGCCTGCAAACCCTGTACGACCGCTATTTCATCCACAGCAACAACACCCGCATTGAATTACCGCAAATTTTCTTCATGCGTGTGGCTATGGGTCTGGCGATTCAGGAAGAGCAAAAAGAAGAGCGCGCGATTGAATTCTATCGCCTGCTCTCTTCTTTCGATTACATGAGTTCTACCCCAACCCTGTTCAACTCCGGCACCCTGCGGCCGCAGTTGTCCTCTTGCTACCTGACCACCGTACCCGACGATCTGCACGGTATTTACGGCGCAATGCAAGACAACGCCATGCTGAGCAAATTCGCCGGCGGCTTGGGTAACGACTGGACTCCCGTGCGCGCACTGGGCGCTTACATCAAAGGCACCAACGGCAAATCACAAGGCGTGGTTCCCTTCTTGAAAGTGGCTAACGACACCGCAGTAGCCGTTAACCAGGGCGGCAAGCGCAAAGGCGCAGTCTGTGCGTATCTGGAAACCTGGCATATGGACGTTGAAGAATTCCTTGAGCTGCGTAAAAACACCGGTGATGACCGTCGCCGTACGCACGATATGAATACCGCTAACTGGGTACCAGACCTGTTTATGAAGCGCGTGTTTGACGATAAAGAGTGGACCCTGTTCTCGCCCAACGATGTGCCCGATCTGCACGACCTTTACGGCAAAGCCTTCGAAGAACGCTATGAGCACTACGAGCAATTGGCTGCCCAAGGCAAGATCAGAGTTTTCAAAACCGTGCGTGCACTGGATTTGTGGCGCAAAATGCTGGGCATGCTGTTTGAAACCGGCCACCCATGGATCACCTTTAAAGACCCATGCAACCTGCGCAGCCCGCAGCAACATGTGGGTGTAGTGCACTCGTCCAACCTGTGTACTGAAATCACGCTGAACACCAAAGCCAACGACGAAATCGCCGTGTGTAACCTGGGTTCTGTGAACCTGGCGCAACACATTGTGGATGGCAAACTCGACCTGGCCAAGCTTGAAAAAACAGTGACCACCGCAATCCGCATGCTGGATAACGTGATCGACATTAACTACTACGCTGTTGCGACATCCAAGCAGTCCAACCTGCGTCACCGTCCCATCGGTTTGGGCATCATGGGCTTCCAGGACGCACTCTACGAACAACGCATCGCCTACAGCTCGCAACAAGCCGTAGACTTCGCCGATACCTCGATGGAAGCAGTGAGCTACTACGCAATTAAGGCTTCCTGCGAACTGGCACAAGAGCGCGGCAAGTATTCAACATTTGAAGGCTCACTGTGGAGCAAAGGCACATTGCCTATCGACTCGATTGAAATCCTCGCGCAAAACCGTGGCGAGAATTACATCAAAGTGGATCGCAGCAAAACCTTCGATTGGGACACACTGCGCGCCCAAGTTAAACAAGGTATGCGCAACTCCAACGTGATGGCGATTGCACCAACAGCAACCATTTCCAACATCACTGGCGTAACCCAATCGATTGAGCCGACTTACCAAAACCTATACGTGAAATCCAACCTGTCCGGCGAATTCACCGTAGTTAACCCACACTTGGTGCACGATTTGAAAGCGCGTGGCCTGTGGGATGCGGTAATGGTTAACGATTTGAAATATTACGAAGGTTCACTGCAAAAAATTGATCGCATTCCCGCTGATTTGAAAGCGATTTACGCCACTGCATTTGAAGTGGAACCACGCTGGATTGTAGAAGCCGCCAGCCGCCGTCAAAAGTGGATCGATCAGGCACAAAGCTTGAACCTCTACATCGCTGGCGCTAACGGTAAAAAATTAGATATCACCTATCGCATGGCTTGGTACAGCGGTTTGAAAACCACTTACTACCTGCGCGCATTGGCAGCAACTACCACTGAAAAATCCACCATTAACACCGGTGCATTGAACGCGGTATCGGCAAGTGGTGCTGGCGGTTTATCAGCAGCACCTGCTGCGGCAAAACCAGCCGTATCAGAAATTGAAGAAGCGAGCTTTGCCGAAGCAGCACCCGTGCCGCTGGCCTGCTCGATCGACAATCCAGATTGCGAAGCTTGCCAGTGA